A single window of Oceanococcus atlanticus DNA harbors:
- a CDS encoding DUF1365 domain-containing protein: MHSAAAYGWVRHRRFSPRVHDFRYRLSMLYLDLDEAEDLLRKHPLWSYQRRNVACVLRRDHLRGGADDLASAVRDQIEAFSGERPQGPIRLLTQPRYFGYCINPVSIYFVWSADGQTLDWLLLEVHNTPWDEQHAYILRWPSSGSVDFEKLMHVSPFMPMDMSYRLRLRQAPGESLVIGLENHRAGERVFAASLKLDLKPLNLRSLTGLLLRTPLMTLKIAAAIYFQALRIKLKGVPYVPYPGRHTAKPSGVPR; this comes from the coding sequence ATGCACAGCGCGGCGGCATATGGCTGGGTTCGGCACCGGCGCTTCTCGCCACGTGTGCATGATTTCCGCTATCGCCTGTCGATGCTGTATCTCGATCTCGACGAGGCCGAAGACCTGCTGCGCAAGCACCCGTTGTGGTCATATCAGCGCCGCAATGTGGCGTGCGTCCTGCGGCGCGATCATCTGCGCGGCGGCGCCGACGATCTGGCCAGCGCGGTGCGTGACCAAATCGAGGCCTTCTCCGGCGAACGTCCGCAAGGCCCCATCCGCCTGCTCACCCAGCCGCGCTACTTCGGCTACTGCATCAATCCGGTCAGCATCTACTTCGTGTGGTCGGCCGATGGCCAGACGCTCGACTGGCTGCTACTGGAGGTCCACAACACGCCGTGGGATGAACAGCACGCCTACATCCTGCGCTGGCCGTCCTCGGGTAGCGTCGACTTCGAAAAGCTCATGCATGTCTCGCCGTTCATGCCCATGGACATGAGCTACCGCCTGCGCCTGCGTCAGGCGCCGGGCGAGAGCCTGGTGATCGGGCTGGAAAACCATCGCGCTGGCGAACGGGTGTTCGCCGCCAGCCTGAAGCTGGACCTCAAACCGCTGAATCTGCGCAGCCTGACCGGCCTGCTGCTGCGCACACCACTGATGACGCTGAAGATTGCCGCAGCGATCTACTTCCAGGCCCTGCGCATCAAACTCAAAGGTGTGCCTTACGTGCCCTATCCGGGCCGTCACACCGCCAAACCCTCAGGAGTGCCCCGATGA
- a CDS encoding DUF2878 domain-containing protein, translating to MQPVAWSGAPAVGLPAWAKVLAFQLLAAALILSPAKQSDVFAVALLCLWVPVHLHLSRHAGSELRVIIGALLLGPCCDLLLMRLGLINYNGVSLAAGLPPLWIYAMWVNFALLFHHSLSILSRRRWLSIPIALLSAPCAYLSGSALGAASLAQPTWLALLIVAQCWMLILPVLAWLSAPPKR from the coding sequence ATGCAACCGGTGGCATGGTCGGGCGCCCCAGCCGTCGGTCTGCCAGCGTGGGCCAAAGTGCTGGCCTTTCAGCTGCTTGCCGCTGCGCTGATCTTGAGCCCCGCCAAACAGTCCGACGTTTTCGCAGTAGCCTTGCTGTGTCTTTGGGTGCCCGTGCATCTGCACCTCAGTCGGCACGCTGGCAGCGAGTTGCGCGTGATCATTGGCGCGCTGCTGCTCGGCCCGTGTTGCGACCTGCTCCTGATGCGTCTGGGGCTGATTAACTACAACGGTGTCAGCCTGGCCGCGGGGCTACCCCCGCTGTGGATTTACGCGATGTGGGTCAACTTCGCCCTGTTGTTCCACCACAGCTTGAGCATACTGAGCCGGCGCCGCTGGCTCAGCATACCGATCGCACTGCTATCAGCGCCCTGTGCTTACCTCAGCGGTAGCGCGCTCGGCGCGGCCAGCCTGGCCCAGCCGACCTGGCTGGCTCTGCTCATCGTGGCGCAATGCTGGATGCTCATCCTGCCCGTGCTGGCCTGGCTTAGCGCACCGCCGAAGCGCTGA
- the speE gene encoding polyamine aminopropyltransferase — MVNENEWFLEPMESKGTLFGLKLDGERLHAEQSAFQHIEIYQTETFGKLMVIDGCVMLTDRDNFLYHEMIAHPALCLHPNPRRVLIIGGGDCGTLREVLRHPQVESAVQVDIDERVTRLAEEYFPALCDSNDDARAQLLFDDGIAYVRNAADQAFDLIIVDSTDPVGPAEGLFNRAFYAQCHRALADDGILVQQSESPLIHLELIQQVHASMKGEGFAATRLVNFPQPVYPSGWWSATLAFKQAEGAQRQADSARVEAISADTLYFNAATLNGALALPNFVAKALAEKA; from the coding sequence ATGGTAAACGAGAACGAGTGGTTTCTGGAGCCGATGGAGTCCAAAGGCACGCTGTTCGGCCTGAAACTGGACGGTGAACGCCTGCATGCGGAGCAGTCCGCGTTTCAGCACATTGAGATTTACCAGACCGAAACTTTCGGCAAGTTGATGGTGATTGACGGTTGCGTGATGCTCACCGACCGCGACAATTTTCTCTATCACGAGATGATTGCTCATCCGGCCCTGTGCCTGCATCCCAATCCGCGGCGCGTGCTGATCATCGGCGGCGGCGATTGCGGAACCCTGCGTGAAGTGTTGCGCCATCCGCAGGTTGAATCTGCGGTGCAGGTCGACATTGATGAGCGGGTAACGCGGCTGGCCGAGGAGTACTTCCCGGCGCTGTGCGACAGCAATGATGATGCCCGCGCGCAGTTGTTGTTCGATGACGGCATCGCCTATGTGCGCAACGCGGCTGATCAGGCGTTTGACCTGATCATCGTGGATTCCACCGACCCGGTTGGGCCGGCTGAAGGTCTGTTCAATCGCGCCTTCTATGCCCAGTGCCACCGCGCGCTGGCGGATGACGGCATTTTGGTGCAGCAAAGCGAATCGCCGCTGATTCACCTGGAATTGATCCAGCAGGTGCATGCGTCGATGAAAGGCGAAGGTTTTGCCGCAACCCGGCTGGTCAATTTTCCCCAGCCGGTTTATCCGTCGGGCTGGTGGTCGGCCACCCTGGCCTTTAAGCAGGCCGAGGGCGCGCAGCGTCAGGCTGACAGTGCCCGGGTTGAGGCCATTTCGGCCGACACCCTGTACTTCAATGCGGCAACCCTGAACGGCGCCCTGGCGCTGCCCAATTTTGTCGCTAAAGCGTTAGCTGAAAAGGCCTAA
- a CDS encoding alpha/beta hydrolase produces MSATRLFGVAALLAASQLHAIPEGPEPGTAQWLAREAANYAKVLEADLEQQLSPAFQLRWNIQSVANESAWLQRSLNDPSWLSPQTGNTQLTPLCTSWALPCTGDPFRYPGYDSFYEAEGEVSPFVVYDAQCARISGRVWAPIDSAAGAMLPTVVIENGSVQAPETLYWWAAQALVRAGYVVLTFDPRGQGRSDMQTPDGEQGGNFNSTVFWDGLVNLIDFFRSSPSAPYPHNASCADTYPTEVTPFNPFWDRMDPQRLGLAGHSLGAAGVTRVQAYGAPGAEPWPGLLDADNPVDVIVAWDKLGDISGEAGPVQPRVPAMGHTSEYGLAPVPHLSAPDPEAHKAAYRGWQDAEVPVFQLTIQGSAHYEWSLIPGFPATFWCPDPASGSCEGGWAQPMAEHYTVAWFDRWLKQPGEPGYADADARLLDDAQWQERYSFYYRSARDFPDRSGQRQLCEDIRAGCAAPQQGRADGLAESRGGGLGGGLLLFLLAAAFRPGRCSRSARS; encoded by the coding sequence ATGAGCGCAACGCGCCTATTCGGCGTGGCCGCACTGCTGGCCGCGTCACAGCTTCATGCCATACCGGAGGGGCCGGAACCCGGCACCGCGCAGTGGCTGGCCCGCGAAGCGGCCAATTACGCCAAGGTGCTGGAAGCCGATCTGGAGCAACAGCTCTCGCCGGCCTTCCAGCTGCGCTGGAACATCCAGAGCGTGGCCAACGAAAGTGCCTGGCTGCAACGTTCGCTGAACGATCCCAGCTGGCTGTCGCCACAGACTGGCAACACCCAGCTCACACCGTTATGCACCAGCTGGGCTTTGCCCTGCACTGGCGACCCCTTCCGTTATCCCGGATACGACAGCTTCTACGAGGCTGAGGGCGAGGTCAGTCCGTTTGTCGTTTATGACGCGCAGTGCGCCCGCATATCCGGGCGGGTTTGGGCGCCGATCGACAGTGCGGCGGGTGCCATGCTGCCCACGGTGGTGATCGAAAACGGTTCGGTCCAGGCGCCGGAAACGCTGTACTGGTGGGCGGCCCAGGCCCTGGTGCGCGCGGGTTACGTGGTGCTGACCTTTGATCCGCGTGGTCAGGGGCGTTCAGACATGCAGACCCCGGATGGCGAACAGGGCGGCAACTTCAATTCCACCGTGTTCTGGGATGGTCTGGTCAATCTGATCGACTTTTTCCGCTCATCGCCAAGCGCCCCGTACCCGCACAACGCAAGCTGTGCTGACACCTATCCCACCGAGGTTACGCCGTTCAACCCGTTCTGGGATCGCATGGACCCGCAGCGCCTTGGTCTGGCCGGTCATTCTCTGGGCGCTGCCGGGGTGACCCGCGTTCAGGCCTATGGCGCGCCGGGCGCTGAACCCTGGCCGGGTCTGCTCGATGCGGACAATCCGGTCGATGTGATCGTGGCCTGGGACAAGCTGGGTGACATCAGTGGTGAAGCTGGCCCGGTGCAGCCACGGGTGCCGGCCATGGGGCACACCTCCGAATACGGTCTGGCGCCAGTGCCGCATCTGAGCGCTCCCGACCCCGAGGCGCACAAGGCCGCCTATCGCGGCTGGCAGGATGCCGAAGTGCCGGTGTTTCAGCTGACCATACAGGGCAGCGCGCACTATGAGTGGTCGTTGATCCCGGGTTTTCCCGCCACCTTCTGGTGCCCGGACCCGGCCAGCGGAAGCTGTGAGGGTGGCTGGGCCCAACCCATGGCTGAGCATTACACCGTGGCCTGGTTTGATCGCTGGCTCAAACAGCCAGGCGAGCCGGGATATGCCGATGCCGATGCGCGCCTGCTCGATGACGCGCAATGGCAGGAGCGCTACAGCTTCTACTACCGCTCGGCCCGCGATTTTCCGGACCGCAGCGGGCAACGTCAGCTGTGCGAAGACATTCGCGCCGGCTGTGCGGCGCCGCAGCAGGGACGTGCCGATGGGCTTGCCGAGTCGCGTGGTGGCGGGCTGGGTGGCGGGCTGTTGCTGTTCCTGCTGGCGGCCGCGTTCAGGCCAGGTAGGTGTAGCCGCTCAGCCCGCTCTTGA
- a CDS encoding SAM-dependent methyltransferase, with protein MTTTLSLAEPLSTPRLPDALLRVLRRSLFRTLESLSSGQLRITEPDGSVTQLGAAGTPCHELTVLDRNVYAYLAFGGSTGAGQAWILGLWDAPDVVAVTRLFLRERDTLAAMDTGALTWLRAPLYKGLEWRRRNTVEGSRRNIQAHYDLGNDFFKLFLDDSMTYSAGVFANQATTLAESQHAKYDLICRKLNLGADDHVLEIGTGWGGLALHAATHFGARVTTTTISEEQYALATQRVHEAGLDGRIHVLKQDYRTLEGRYDKLISIEMIEAVGHAFLPTYFRQIERLLVPHGEALIQAITIQDQYYEQMRRGTDFIREHVFPGGHLPCVREMLRVTAEHTQLRLFDLEDFGQDYARTLEHWRRAFVAALPQVRNLGYSDEFCRLWDFYLASCEAGFREATTSVVHAHFTKPACARERHDFE; from the coding sequence ATGACCACCACGTTGTCGCTTGCTGAACCGCTGTCGACACCCCGGCTGCCCGATGCGCTGCTGCGTGTACTGCGCCGCTCGCTGTTCCGGACGCTCGAAAGCCTGAGCAGTGGTCAGCTGCGCATCACCGAGCCTGACGGCAGCGTGACCCAGCTCGGCGCGGCAGGCACGCCCTGCCACGAGCTTACGGTGCTCGACCGCAATGTTTACGCCTACCTTGCCTTCGGTGGTTCAACCGGCGCTGGGCAGGCCTGGATCCTGGGGCTTTGGGATGCGCCCGACGTGGTCGCCGTCACCCGCCTGTTCCTGCGCGAACGCGATACTCTGGCGGCCATGGACACCGGCGCCCTGACCTGGCTGCGCGCGCCGCTGTACAAGGGACTGGAATGGCGCCGTCGCAACACCGTCGAGGGCAGCCGCCGCAACATTCAGGCCCACTACGATCTGGGCAACGACTTCTTCAAGCTGTTCCTCGACGACAGCATGACCTACTCCGCCGGTGTGTTTGCCAACCAGGCCACCACACTGGCCGAATCACAGCACGCCAAATACGACCTGATCTGCCGCAAGCTCAATCTGGGTGCCGATGATCACGTGCTCGAGATCGGCACCGGCTGGGGCGGCCTGGCCCTGCACGCGGCGACCCACTTCGGTGCCCGCGTAACCACCACGACCATCTCCGAAGAGCAGTACGCGCTGGCCACGCAACGCGTGCACGAAGCCGGCCTGGACGGGCGCATTCACGTGCTCAAGCAGGACTACCGCACGCTGGAAGGCCGCTACGACAAACTGATTTCGATCGAGATGATCGAAGCGGTGGGCCACGCCTTTCTGCCCACCTATTTCCGCCAGATCGAGCGTTTGCTGGTTCCCCATGGCGAAGCGTTGATCCAGGCCATCACGATCCAGGATCAGTATTACGAACAGATGCGCCGCGGCACCGACTTCATCCGTGAGCACGTTTTCCCCGGCGGTCACCTGCCTTGCGTGCGCGAGATGCTGCGTGTCACCGCCGAGCACACCCAACTGCGCCTGTTCGATCTGGAGGATTTCGGCCAGGACTACGCCCGCACCCTGGAGCATTGGCGCCGCGCCTTTGTGGCTGCGCTGCCGCAGGTCCGCAATCTGGGCTACTCGGACGAGTTCTGCCGCCTGTGGGATTTCTACCTGGCCTCCTGCGAAGCCGGCTTCCGCGAGGCCACCACCAGCGTGGTCCATGCCCATTTCACCAAACCGGCCTGTGCGCGCGAGCGCCACGACTTCGAGTAG
- the speA gene encoding biosynthetic arginine decarboxylase encodes MRGTGFSAADAARLYNVTHWSSGYFSVGSEGDLCVTAGDHKIALREILERGDGAPLRVPTLLRFSHILRDRVARLQGAFDQAIAAAEYPARYTPVYPIKVNQQADVVREILRGGEIGLEAGSKPELLAVLGLLPAGRPVVCNGYKDREYIRLALIGQQLGHRVTMVLEKLSEIDHIVSESQASGLNPDLGLRVRLASISAGHWQNTGGEKSKFGLSAQQVSDAVTQLRGHGMLEHLHLLHFHLGSQVANLRDIRRGLREAARYFVELRRAGAPIDTIDVGGGLGVDYEGTRSRSYCSMNYTMADYARAVVDAFADAARQAGEPCPHIISESGRALTAHHAVLITNVIDAERAHVPALMEPAEDDPAALHELWQLHQHGDDIPPLETLADADTLLEQLLAAFGLGELSLDQRAAAENLHRAISALCMQRLDSGVRAHRETLDELQQRFADKLFCNFSVFQSVPDVWAIEQVFPIMPISRLNERPDRRAVIRDLTCDSDGRIDHYVDRDGVDSSLPVHSPREGQDYLLGFFMVGAYQEILGDMHNLFGDTDAVNVHINADGHWSLGEIERGDRVDELLDYVHLSAAELIQHYQDKLAAAQLDGPAREAALGALKSGLSGYTYLA; translated from the coding sequence ATGCGAGGGACTGGTTTTTCCGCCGCTGATGCCGCAAGGCTCTATAACGTAACTCATTGGAGTTCCGGGTATTTTTCCGTTGGCTCCGAGGGTGATCTATGCGTCACCGCGGGTGACCACAAGATCGCCCTGCGCGAAATCCTCGAGCGCGGCGACGGCGCGCCGCTGCGGGTGCCCACCTTGCTGCGCTTTTCGCACATTCTGCGTGACCGGGTCGCGCGCCTGCAGGGCGCCTTTGATCAGGCCATTGCCGCAGCCGAATACCCGGCGCGCTATACCCCGGTCTACCCGATCAAGGTCAATCAGCAGGCCGACGTGGTGCGCGAGATTCTGCGCGGTGGCGAGATCGGCCTTGAGGCCGGCAGCAAGCCGGAACTGCTGGCCGTGCTCGGGCTTTTGCCGGCCGGGCGACCGGTGGTGTGCAACGGCTACAAGGACCGCGAATACATCCGCCTGGCCCTGATCGGCCAGCAACTCGGCCACCGCGTCACCATGGTGCTGGAGAAGCTGTCCGAAATCGATCACATCGTCAGCGAATCACAAGCCAGCGGCTTGAACCCGGATCTGGGCCTGCGCGTGCGCCTGGCCAGCATCAGCGCCGGCCACTGGCAGAACACCGGCGGTGAGAAATCCAAGTTTGGCCTGTCGGCCCAGCAGGTCAGTGACGCGGTCACCCAGCTGCGCGGCCACGGCATGCTGGAACACCTGCATCTGCTGCATTTCCATCTGGGCTCCCAGGTGGCCAATCTGCGCGACATCCGCCGTGGCCTGCGCGAGGCTGCGCGCTACTTTGTCGAGTTGCGCCGCGCCGGCGCGCCGATCGACACCATCGACGTCGGTGGGGGGCTGGGTGTGGACTACGAAGGGACCCGCTCACGCAGCTACTGCTCGATGAACTACACCATGGCCGACTACGCCCGCGCGGTGGTCGACGCCTTTGCCGATGCGGCACGCCAGGCCGGCGAGCCGTGTCCGCACATCATCAGCGAATCCGGGCGCGCGCTGACCGCCCATCACGCGGTGCTGATCACCAACGTGATTGATGCCGAGCGAGCCCATGTGCCTGCGCTGATGGAACCTGCCGAGGATGATCCGGCCGCCCTGCACGAGCTGTGGCAGCTGCATCAGCACGGTGACGACATCCCGCCGCTGGAAACCCTGGCCGATGCCGACACCCTGCTGGAGCAGTTGCTGGCGGCGTTCGGCCTGGGCGAGCTGAGCCTGGACCAACGCGCCGCCGCAGAGAACCTGCACCGCGCGATCTCGGCGTTGTGCATGCAGCGCCTGGATTCCGGCGTGCGCGCCCACCGCGAAACCCTGGATGAACTGCAGCAACGCTTTGCCGACAAGCTGTTCTGCAATTTCTCGGTGTTCCAGTCGGTGCCGGATGTGTGGGCCATCGAGCAGGTCTTTCCGATCATGCCGATCAGCCGCCTCAACGAGCGCCCCGACCGGCGCGCGGTGATTCGCGATCTGACCTGCGACTCCGACGGCCGTATCGACCATTACGTTGACCGCGACGGGGTCGACTCCTCGCTGCCGGTGCACAGCCCGCGCGAGGGGCAGGACTATCTGCTCGGCTTCTTCATGGTTGGTGCCTACCAGGAAATTCTCGGCGACATGCACAACCTGTTCGGCGACACCGATGCGGTCAACGTGCACATCAACGCCGACGGGCACTGGTCACTGGGCGAGATCGAACGTGGCGACCGGGTCGACGAACTGCTCGACTACGTGCATCTGTCGGCGGCCGAACTGATTCAGCACTATCAGGACAAGCTGGCTGCTGCGCAGCTGGATGGCCCAGCGCGCGAGGCCGCGCTTGGCGCACTCAAGAGCGGGCTGAGCGGCTACACCTACCTGGCCTGA
- a CDS encoding DUF4124 domain-containing protein codes for MRSLLLTGLMLASFLANAAAYRWVDEQGKVHYGDRPPAGAQRLKAPPPPAQAGQRESEEEAEATPQQPASRSGKMSAAEACQEYKSRLARYNSTPHLAVRGEDGEQRMMSAQERQNLINTTKTRADETCALAETP; via the coding sequence ATGCGCAGCTTGCTCCTCACAGGTCTGATGCTCGCCAGTTTTCTGGCCAACGCCGCAGCCTATCGCTGGGTCGATGAGCAAGGCAAAGTGCACTACGGTGACCGCCCGCCCGCTGGCGCCCAGCGCCTGAAAGCACCGCCGCCGCCTGCGCAAGCCGGACAGCGGGAGAGCGAAGAGGAGGCCGAAGCAACACCGCAACAACCGGCCTCACGCTCCGGAAAAATGAGCGCAGCGGAGGCCTGCCAGGAATATAAAAGCCGGCTTGCCCGTTACAACAGCACACCACATCTGGCGGTGCGCGGCGAGGATGGCGAACAGCGCATGATGTCCGCACAAGAACGCCAAAACCTGATCAACACCACCAAGACGCGCGCCGACGAGACTTGCGCCCTGGCGGAAACACCTTAG
- a CDS encoding CDGSH iron-sulfur domain-containing protein — protein sequence MSETVRPQILSLVGGDHALRRDASGQWEICTPDQAQATLSLPRGQIVWLCRCGKSRQWPQCDGQSHFSASAVR from the coding sequence ATGAGTGAGACGGTCAGACCCCAGATCCTGAGCCTTGTGGGCGGTGACCACGCATTGCGGCGCGACGCGTCAGGCCAGTGGGAAATCTGTACGCCGGACCAGGCGCAAGCGACCCTGAGCCTGCCGCGCGGCCAGATTGTGTGGCTATGCCGCTGTGGAAAATCAAGGCAGTGGCCGCAGTGTGATGGTCAGAGTCATTTCAGCGCTTCGGCGGTGCGCTAA
- a CDS encoding sigma-70 family RNA polymerase sigma factor, translating to MSAPFPEQAQSLLAQVALGNRDAFRQLYEMTVAHLFPVALRILRQRDKAEEALQDAYIQIWNKAGEFHAERGSAGAWMSTIVRYRALDAVRKAPREHTFDELPDAADESDAIGRLMTGSDLQVCLDDLSEEQRRTIAMAYIEGLSHSELSERLASPLGTVKSWIRRGLQALRECLSR from the coding sequence ATGAGCGCTCCTTTCCCCGAACAGGCCCAATCGCTGCTGGCCCAGGTTGCCCTAGGCAACCGGGATGCGTTTCGGCAGTTGTACGAAATGACTGTGGCGCATCTGTTTCCGGTTGCGCTGCGTATCTTGAGGCAACGGGACAAGGCCGAAGAGGCATTGCAAGATGCGTACATACAGATTTGGAACAAGGCCGGCGAGTTTCACGCCGAGCGCGGGTCAGCCGGGGCCTGGATGAGCACCATCGTGCGATATCGGGCGCTGGATGCGGTGCGTAAGGCGCCGCGCGAGCACACCTTTGATGAGCTGCCGGATGCTGCAGACGAGTCCGATGCCATCGGCCGTCTGATGACCGGTAGCGATCTGCAGGTGTGCCTGGATGATCTGAGCGAAGAGCAGCGCCGCACCATTGCCATGGCCTACATCGAAGGCCTGAGTCATTCGGAACTGAGCGAGCGCCTGGCGTCCCCGCTGGGTACGGTGAAAAGCTGGATACGGCGCGGCCTGCAGGCCTTGCGGGAGTGTCTGAGCCGATGA
- a CDS encoding SAM-dependent methyltransferase, with amino-acid sequence MNIITLCEKGYIPDPLIRFGARRLSRRRLAEDGKLDPQQLQITLEARVREWRNGPIALATQAANDQHYEVPPGFFLRALGSHLKYSCCYWDDTTASLDEAERLMLEITAQRAGIGDGQEVLDLGCGWGSFTLWAAQAYPGSRFTAMSNSAPQREFIEATARQRGLSNVRVITADINAFAPDQQFDRIVSVEMLEHVRNHARLFERIASWLKPDGQFFAHVFCHHTLTYAYEDRGGDDWMSRHFFTGGMMPSYDLFTRYDEHLSVVERWWVDGHHYEKTSNAWLQRSDAQRDELIEILGGGEQGRLRLQRWRMFFLAVAEFFGIDEGREWGVGHYLFKPRRAD; translated from the coding sequence ATGAACATCATCACCCTGTGCGAAAAAGGCTACATCCCTGACCCCCTGATCCGTTTTGGCGCCAGGCGCCTGTCTCGCCGGCGTTTGGCCGAGGACGGCAAGCTCGATCCACAGCAATTGCAGATCACCCTGGAAGCGCGTGTGCGTGAATGGCGCAATGGGCCTATCGCGCTGGCAACCCAGGCGGCCAATGATCAGCACTACGAGGTCCCACCGGGCTTTTTCCTGCGCGCTCTGGGCAGTCATCTGAAATACAGCTGCTGCTACTGGGATGACACCACGGCCAGTCTGGACGAGGCCGAGCGGCTGATGCTGGAGATCACCGCGCAGCGCGCCGGCATCGGCGATGGTCAGGAGGTGCTGGATCTCGGCTGTGGCTGGGGCTCGTTCACCCTGTGGGCGGCTCAGGCCTATCCCGGCTCACGCTTCACCGCCATGTCCAACTCGGCGCCACAACGGGAATTCATTGAAGCCACCGCGCGCCAGCGTGGCCTGAGCAACGTGCGCGTGATCACCGCCGACATCAACGCCTTCGCACCGGACCAGCAGTTCGATCGTATCGTCTCGGTCGAGATGCTCGAACATGTACGCAACCACGCCCGTTTGTTCGAGCGCATTGCCAGCTGGCTCAAGCCCGATGGCCAGTTCTTCGCCCATGTGTTCTGCCATCACACCCTGACCTACGCCTACGAAGATCGTGGCGGCGACGACTGGATGAGCCGCCACTTCTTCACCGGCGGCATGATGCCGTCGTATGACCTGTTCACCCGCTACGACGAGCATCTCAGCGTGGTCGAACGCTGGTGGGTCGACGGCCATCACTACGAGAAAACCTCGAATGCCTGGCTGCAGCGCAGCGATGCGCAGCGCGACGAACTGATCGAGATTCTTGGCGGCGGCGAACAGGGCCGGCTGCGCCTGCAACGCTGGCGCATGTTCTTCCTCGCCGTGGCCGAATTCTTCGGTATCGACGAAGGTCGCGAGTGGGGTGTGGGCCACTACCTGTTCAAGCCCCGTCGCGCCGACTGA
- a CDS encoding NAD(P)/FAD-dependent oxidoreductase, producing the protein MRIAIIGGGIAGLATAYGLDAHHDVVLFEAADWLGGHTHTVDVPLTLASGATHNYAVDTGFIVFNDATYPHFIRLLGQLGLQGQATDMSFSVANGSLEYASHSLDGLFAQRRRLLSVAHLNMLREILRFNRQARQLVGRDDPRTLAEFLAGEGYSDTFRDSYLLPLCAAIWSASLLDAQHFPADHFARFFNNHGLLQLRDRPQWRVVPGGSRSYVERLQERLSAELRLSCPVESVQRHPERVEIRSSAGSEQFDQVVFACHSDQALSLLADPSAQEQAILGALPYVDNDVVLHTDASILPHNPRAWASWNFRVSPDRGRAAAITYHMNRLQGLEAPVEFCVTLNQSDRIDPARVIERYRYAHPLYTPHSNQARAQRAQINGQQRSWYCGAYWYNGFHEDGARSALDVAQALGGGW; encoded by the coding sequence TTGCGTATCGCAATTATCGGCGGCGGGATTGCAGGTCTGGCGACAGCCTACGGCCTTGATGCCCACCACGACGTGGTTTTGTTTGAAGCAGCCGACTGGCTGGGTGGGCATACCCACACGGTGGATGTGCCGCTGACGCTGGCATCGGGGGCGACCCACAACTATGCCGTGGATACCGGTTTCATCGTTTTCAACGACGCCACCTACCCGCATTTTATTCGTCTGCTCGGTCAGCTGGGGCTGCAAGGCCAGGCCACCGACATGAGCTTTTCGGTCGCCAACGGGTCGCTGGAATACGCCAGCCACAGCCTTGATGGCCTGTTCGCGCAACGCCGACGCCTGCTTTCCGTGGCGCACCTGAACATGCTGCGGGAAATCCTGCGCTTCAACCGCCAGGCGCGGCAGCTGGTCGGTCGCGACGACCCGCGCACGCTGGCTGAATTCCTCGCTGGCGAAGGCTATTCCGACACCTTTCGCGACAGTTACCTGTTACCCCTTTGCGCCGCGATCTGGTCCGCTTCTCTCCTGGATGCCCAGCACTTCCCGGCTGACCATTTCGCGCGCTTTTTTAACAACCACGGGCTGTTGCAGTTGCGCGACCGCCCGCAGTGGCGGGTGGTGCCCGGCGGCTCGCGCAGCTACGTCGAGCGCCTGCAGGAGCGTCTGAGCGCCGAACTGCGCCTGAGCTGCCCGGTGGAATCGGTGCAACGCCACCCGGAGCGGGTGGAAATCCGCTCAAGCGCCGGCAGCGAACAGTTCGATCAGGTGGTGTTTGCCTGTCACAGCGATCAGGCCCTGAGCCTGCTGGCCGACCCCAGCGCTCAGGAACAAGCCATCCTGGGCGCGCTGCCTTATGTCGACAACGACGTGGTGCTGCACACCGACGCCTCAATCCTGCCGCACAACCCGCGCGCCTGGGCCTCGTGGAATTTCCGCGTCAGCCCGGATCGCGGTCGCGCCGCCGCCATCACCTACCACATGAACCGCCTGCAAGGCCTGGAGGCGCCGGTGGAGTTCTGTGTGACCCTGAATCAGTCGGACCGGATCGACCCGGCCCGCGTCATCGAGCGTTACCGCTACGCCCACCCGCTGTACACCCCGCACTCGAATCAGGCCCGTGCGCAGCGTGCTCAGATCAATGGCCAGCAACGCAGCTGGTATTGTGGTGCGTACTGGTACAACGGCTTCCACGAAGATGGCGCGCGCAGCGCCCTGGACGTCGCACAGGCACTGGGAGGCGGCTGGTGA